The Leptospira venezuelensis genome contains a region encoding:
- a CDS encoding LemA family protein, with translation MSQGDFFRIRKSFLIGFIGLTLFFTNSCGYNTIQVQDEQVKAAWSEVINMYQRRADLIPNLVNTVKGYAAQEKEVLIEVTRARASVGSVQATPEVLNNPELFAKFNQAQGQMTSALSRLMVVVEKYPDLKSDKSFIGLQAQLEGTENRIAVARNRYITSVQEYNITVRTFPNVITAKIFGYDVKPNFSVENEKEISKPPQVQF, from the coding sequence ATGTCCCAAGGCGATTTTTTTCGGATCCGTAAAAGTTTTCTGATCGGTTTTATCGGTCTGACCCTGTTTTTCACAAACTCATGCGGTTATAACACGATCCAAGTCCAAGACGAGCAGGTAAAAGCTGCTTGGTCAGAAGTAATCAATATGTACCAGAGAAGAGCGGATCTCATCCCGAACCTGGTCAATACAGTAAAAGGTTACGCCGCTCAAGAAAAAGAAGTATTGATCGAGGTCACAAGAGCCAGAGCCAGTGTAGGTTCCGTCCAAGCAACACCTGAAGTACTAAATAATCCTGAACTGTTTGCAAAATTCAATCAGGCACAAGGACAAATGACCTCTGCATTATCCAGATTGATGGTGGTTGTAGAAAAATATCCGGACCTAAAATCGGACAAAAGTTTTATAGGCTTACAAGCTCAGTTAGAAGGTACTGAAAACAGGATCGCTGTTGCAAGAAACCGATATATCACTTCTGTTCAAGAATATAACATCACAGTCAGAACATTTCCAAACGTGATCACCGCTAAAATTTTCGGTTACGATGTGAAGCCGAATTTCAGCGTAGAAAACGAAAAAGAGATTTCTAAACCTCCTCAAGTCCAATTCTAA
- a CDS encoding SpoIIE family protein phosphatase has product MELDYKTRLEEIEKVDGYFRRSPEGIWSYELDSPLDTTFPIEEQCRLIYENARLTHCNDTMARIYGYHNAEEIKGVLLKDLVGPPNKVNVFGIMEFVRSGYKTHDSESEEVDRKGKRKYFLSTALGVVEKGFLLRAWGVQKDVTSIRAAESRLKRTIALESLLTQLSRYFLSVEPGNTTEAVNHALGELGKFCGADRAFLFLYTHAGLTISNTNEWCADGIEHRIHLLQNLPIETFPKSDYDTISNKGHIVYDSLDNVPSTHASLRNLLERRGTRSLVVVGLSSRDEELGFIGFDSVKGQKLWTEEDIYVLRLVGDLIVLAFDRQKRESDLNDFYERMNHDLELARLTQRSLVSREFPSSPFYKMDSYFRPFEKVGGDIITYIQHETGVLDILFGDVSGHGISSAMVSGMAVLSFRHHAKAGLSPAEGIQQFVKDLKPMVVEHHIAAVWARFFPLEKKLVYSYAGHPPIVLFRGEEKIELKGMNLPLLIFDSIEYFNESIKLQKDDRIVFYSDGMYEVFNAEGRILDLPGFQDILLQHRDLGNLDEYLDQVVSEVFQFSEGVFGDDMAMLVIDING; this is encoded by the coding sequence ATGGAATTGGATTACAAAACCCGACTCGAGGAAATCGAGAAGGTAGACGGTTATTTTCGTAGGTCCCCGGAAGGGATTTGGTCCTACGAGTTGGATTCTCCTTTAGATACCACTTTTCCGATTGAGGAACAGTGTCGGTTGATCTATGAGAATGCGAGACTCACTCATTGCAACGATACCATGGCCAGGATCTACGGGTATCATAACGCAGAAGAGATCAAAGGTGTTCTTTTAAAAGACCTTGTTGGACCACCTAACAAGGTGAATGTGTTCGGTATTATGGAATTTGTACGCTCCGGCTACAAGACCCATGATAGTGAATCAGAAGAAGTAGATCGAAAAGGAAAACGTAAATATTTTCTAAGCACAGCTTTGGGGGTAGTGGAGAAAGGGTTTTTACTACGAGCTTGGGGAGTGCAGAAGGACGTAACCTCCATCCGTGCAGCAGAGTCCAGACTCAAGAGAACAATTGCATTAGAAAGTTTACTCACGCAACTTTCCCGATATTTTTTAAGCGTAGAACCTGGAAACACAACGGAAGCAGTGAACCATGCCTTAGGCGAACTTGGAAAATTCTGTGGGGCAGACAGAGCATTTTTATTTTTATACACTCATGCGGGTCTTACCATCTCAAACACGAATGAATGGTGCGCAGATGGAATAGAACATAGGATCCATCTATTACAAAATCTTCCTATAGAAACATTTCCTAAATCGGATTACGACACGATTAGTAATAAGGGTCATATTGTTTATGATTCTTTGGATAATGTTCCTTCTACACATGCTTCTTTAAGAAATCTTTTAGAGAGAAGGGGGACTCGTTCCTTAGTAGTGGTCGGACTTTCTTCGCGTGATGAAGAGCTTGGCTTTATCGGATTCGATTCTGTGAAAGGACAAAAACTTTGGACGGAAGAAGATATTTATGTTTTGAGACTCGTAGGCGACTTGATCGTTCTTGCATTCGATAGACAAAAAAGAGAATCAGATCTGAACGATTTTTATGAAAGAATGAATCACGATCTGGAATTGGCGCGTCTGACTCAAAGATCTTTAGTCTCTAGAGAATTTCCTAGTTCACCTTTTTATAAAATGGATAGTTATTTCCGTCCTTTCGAAAAAGTAGGAGGAGATATCATAACGTATATCCAACATGAAACCGGAGTGCTGGATATTTTGTTCGGTGATGTTTCCGGTCATGGGATCTCTTCTGCCATGGTTTCGGGGATGGCAGTACTTTCCTTTAGGCATCATGCAAAAGCAGGACTTTCTCCGGCAGAAGGTATCCAGCAGTTCGTAAAAGATCTAAAACCTATGGTGGTGGAACATCATATCGCCGCTGTCTGGGCTAGGTTTTTTCCTTTAGAGAAAAAGTTAGTCTACTCTTACGCAGGCCATCCTCCCATCGTGCTGTTCAGAGGAGAAGAGAAGATAGAACTGAAAGGTATGAATCTTCCTCTTCTGATCTTTGATTCTATAGAATATTTTAACGAATCGATTAAATTACAAAAAGATGATAGAATCGTATTCTATTCTGATGGAATGTATGAAGTGTTTAATGCTGAGGGTAGAATATTGGATCTGCCTGGTTTTCAGGACATTCTGCTTCAACATAGAGATCTTGGAAACCTAGACGAGTATTTGGATCAAGTTGTCTCAGAAGTATTCCAATTTTCTGAAGGTGTATTTGGAGATGATATGGCTATGTTAGTTATTGATATTAATGGGTAG
- a CDS encoding DMT family transporter: protein MKSTLTFRSNEETLGYLYALAGTVLFSSKGVLVKLVYKFGIDSVTVLALRMIFAIPFFAFVLYQETSKRSDNPISRNDYGIVVLLAFIGYYMASFFDFWGLEYLSASMERLVLFTFPALVLLLGFVFLKKKVHKIEIYSVALTYSGILLAFLPDAETQGKSAWIGATLVFLSALAYAVYIIGSGQMIPKLGSRKFTALLMIWSGVFVLIHFFFTKNYEILMHQPWQVYGYGFALGFLTTVVPAFLTTAGIQRIGSNKASIAGSVGPVFTLFLAAILLGEIITWENVAGTIIVLSGVFLLGRKKKVTE, encoded by the coding sequence TTGAAGTCCACTCTGACTTTTAGATCCAACGAAGAGACTTTAGGATACCTATATGCTCTGGCGGGAACCGTATTATTCTCCTCTAAGGGAGTGCTCGTAAAATTAGTTTATAAATTTGGAATAGACTCAGTCACGGTGCTCGCACTCAGAATGATATTTGCAATTCCATTCTTCGCTTTCGTTCTTTACCAAGAAACTTCTAAAAGATCAGACAATCCAATTTCCCGAAACGATTATGGGATTGTGGTTTTACTCGCATTCATCGGCTATTATATGGCCAGCTTCTTTGATTTCTGGGGATTGGAATACTTATCCGCTTCTATGGAAAGGTTAGTTTTGTTCACATTCCCGGCACTTGTTTTACTTTTAGGCTTTGTTTTTCTAAAGAAGAAGGTTCACAAAATCGAAATCTATTCTGTAGCTCTCACATACTCAGGCATACTATTGGCATTTTTGCCAGACGCGGAAACTCAAGGAAAATCCGCATGGATCGGAGCGACACTAGTATTTCTATCCGCATTAGCTTATGCAGTTTATATAATAGGAAGTGGGCAAATGATCCCTAAACTGGGATCTCGAAAATTCACCGCCCTATTAATGATCTGGTCAGGCGTTTTCGTGCTCATCCACTTTTTTTTCACAAAGAATTATGAAATCCTAATGCATCAACCTTGGCAGGTTTATGGATATGGATTTGCCTTAGGATTTTTGACAACAGTAGTTCCTGCATTCTTAACAACTGCAGGAATCCAAAGAATAGGTTCCAATAAGGCGTCCATCGCTGGAAGTGTAGGTCCCGTATTTACTTTGTTTTTGGCAGCAATCCTCTTAGGAGAGATCATCACCTGGGAAAACGTGGCCGGGACGATCATAGTTCTTTCAGGAGTATTTTTATTAGGCAGAAAAAAGAAGGTTACCGAGTAA
- a CDS encoding LIC_13076 family protein — protein sequence MLPSRRYSNFCKIITLIGITALFLQNCTLDKRIEFAGEDKLGLEAGSKPCEEVTHYNRWFAFYGLWRIPGSRDIEIEKKEGKVYFAEHSVNGWQATLNILTGFFSTITFYKVTVNECDLGTRFVHKDQYEKFFEEEKTRAHAEFFAKTEKELEDALRKYLDKTSPAEHAGKNYSMIILRTGKTTEARVVGQDVDSLKLETEDSNGQKHEFTLLKKEVYKVIFATKIIKVKDTPPVKEPVKEKH from the coding sequence ATGCTTCCAAGTAGACGATATTCGAATTTTTGTAAAATTATTACCCTAATCGGTATAACCGCATTGTTCCTCCAAAACTGTACTTTAGATAAAAGGATAGAATTCGCAGGAGAAGATAAACTAGGCCTGGAAGCGGGAAGTAAGCCCTGCGAAGAAGTAACGCATTATAATCGTTGGTTCGCTTTTTATGGTCTATGGCGTATCCCTGGTTCGAGGGATATTGAGATAGAAAAGAAAGAAGGTAAAGTCTACTTCGCAGAACATTCCGTAAACGGATGGCAGGCGACCCTGAATATACTTACAGGTTTTTTTAGCACTATAACATTCTATAAAGTTACAGTTAATGAATGCGATTTGGGAACCAGATTCGTTCATAAAGACCAATACGAAAAATTCTTCGAAGAAGAAAAGACAAGGGCTCATGCAGAGTTCTTCGCCAAAACCGAAAAAGAATTGGAAGATGCTCTACGTAAATATCTGGATAAGACAAGTCCAGCAGAGCATGCGGGTAAGAATTATAGCATGATCATCTTAAGAACTGGTAAAACAACCGAAGCTAGAGTAGTGGGGCAAGATGTGGATTCCCTCAAATTAGAAACGGAAGATTCTAACGGACAAAAGCATGAGTTTACTCTTTTGAAAAAGGAAGTGTATAAAGTGATCTTTGCAACTAAGATCATTAAAGTAAAAGATACTCCTCCAGTAAAAGAGCCGGTTAAAGAAAAACATTAA
- a CDS encoding class I SAM-dependent methyltransferase has protein sequence MQSIPCNTCSNSEFTPLFSKASPKGEIFQIVECNNCKLVQVNPQPSLKEVSKYYEDSYFTQRTDRGYDNYYSEETKKEIARVFNLNLKDLGFFDWERMLGPERSALDVGCAAGYFLDYLKSRNWKTKGLDIASGPVHFAKETLGLDVEQKDFLTWDLDGKEKFDLITLWASIEHLHHPKETLQKILKHLKPGGRMILSTCRYGILAKYLGPKWRYLNVPEHLYYYSLPGIISLGNELGYIPLGHISYGSGLTAKKGSGIFYKTSKKVADWAVKKFDQGDMMAVCFGVAR, from the coding sequence ATGCAATCCATCCCTTGCAATACTTGCTCTAATTCCGAATTCACCCCACTCTTCTCCAAGGCCAGTCCAAAAGGAGAGATCTTTCAAATAGTAGAATGCAATAATTGCAAATTAGTTCAGGTAAATCCTCAACCTAGCTTGAAAGAAGTTTCCAAGTATTATGAAGATTCTTACTTCACCCAAAGGACTGATAGAGGTTACGATAATTATTATTCAGAAGAAACCAAAAAAGAGATAGCAAGAGTATTCAATTTAAATTTGAAAGATCTAGGTTTCTTTGACTGGGAAAGAATGTTAGGTCCAGAAAGATCCGCGTTAGACGTAGGCTGTGCTGCAGGCTATTTCTTAGATTATCTTAAAAGCCGAAATTGGAAAACCAAAGGATTGGATATTGCGAGCGGCCCAGTCCATTTCGCAAAAGAAACTTTAGGTTTAGATGTGGAACAAAAAGATTTTCTGACTTGGGACTTAGATGGAAAAGAAAAATTCGACCTAATCACTCTCTGGGCAAGCATAGAACATCTCCATCATCCCAAAGAAACACTTCAGAAAATTCTAAAACACTTAAAACCAGGCGGAAGAATGATCCTTTCTACCTGCAGATACGGAATTCTCGCAAAATATCTGGGACCTAAATGGAGATATCTAAATGTTCCAGAACATCTTTATTATTATAGTTTGCCTGGTATCATTTCTTTAGGAAACGAATTGGGTTATATTCCACTCGGCCATATTTCTTATGGTAGCGGACTTACTGCCAAGAAGGGTTCAGGAATTTTCTATAAGACTTCAAAGAAGGTTGCGGACTGGGCGGTCAAAAAATTCGACCAAGGCGATATGATGGCGGTTTGTTTCGGTGTAGCGAGGTAA
- a CDS encoding CapA family protein yields MYRILALSSLLGLSLLFSQCQPVESVEPETLKIKAVGDLVMGTNYPENKLPSDPRNTLFSQVEPSLRGADILFANFESTLTDYPHCAKNINRPLIFAFRTPPSYAKILKDVGFDIVSIANNHSLDFHQQGFEDTGKNLSEAGVRFTGKKGAITYMNVKGISVAWIGFSHMESAHNHVNHIEEGVALVKEAKKKAQLVFISVHGGAEGGPALHVKNEQERFYGEYRGNLVALSHALIDAGADLFIGHGPHLPRAFELYKGKLIAYSLGNFLGYRVFSTKGYGGYSLVLEADLDKQGNFIKGKIHPLQLSQNGIPAPDPDAKTTELIQSLTKSDFPGKGPKIQSDGSFLP; encoded by the coding sequence ATGTATAGAATCCTTGCATTGTCCTCTCTTTTAGGACTTTCTCTTTTATTCTCCCAATGCCAGCCAGTTGAATCAGTAGAACCTGAAACCTTGAAGATCAAAGCGGTAGGAGATTTGGTCATGGGGACCAATTATCCCGAGAATAAACTTCCTTCCGATCCTAGAAATACCTTGTTCTCTCAAGTGGAACCAAGTTTGAGAGGGGCAGATATACTATTTGCGAACTTCGAAAGTACTCTGACAGATTATCCGCATTGTGCTAAAAATATAAATCGTCCTCTTATATTCGCTTTCAGAACTCCTCCATCATATGCAAAAATTCTAAAGGATGTTGGATTCGATATAGTTTCCATCGCAAATAACCATAGTTTAGATTTCCACCAGCAAGGTTTCGAAGATACAGGTAAAAATCTTTCAGAGGCGGGAGTTAGATTCACCGGAAAAAAAGGTGCGATCACTTATATGAACGTAAAAGGAATTTCCGTAGCTTGGATTGGATTCAGCCATATGGAAAGCGCCCATAATCATGTAAATCATATTGAAGAAGGTGTGGCTCTCGTAAAAGAAGCGAAGAAAAAAGCACAATTAGTTTTCATCTCAGTTCACGGTGGCGCGGAAGGTGGCCCAGCTTTACATGTAAAAAATGAACAAGAGAGATTTTACGGAGAATATAGGGGAAACCTTGTCGCTCTTTCTCATGCTTTGATCGATGCAGGTGCAGATTTATTTATTGGACATGGTCCTCATTTGCCTAGAGCATTCGAATTATATAAAGGGAAATTGATCGCTTATTCTTTAGGAAACTTCTTAGGGTATAGAGTGTTTTCTACGAAAGGATACGGCGGTTATTCTTTAGTCTTAGAAGCAGATCTAGACAAACAAGGGAATTTTATCAAAGGCAAGATCCATCCGCTGCAATTAAGTCAAAACGGAATTCCTGCTCCGGATCCGGATGCTAAGACGACTGAACTAATCCAATCTTTGACTAAATCTGATTTTCCCGGAAAAGGGCCGAAAATCCAATCCGATGGAAGTTTCCTTCCTTAA
- the lsa26 gene encoding surface adhesion protein Lsa26: protein MKRIPSLRFLLLGIFLLTTSSLSAAGTYSEGWTVAKLIQFESRGVIFESYEGLLEVYTINDSEACDEMKDECFVPAKQKIEFSVRPENADVVNFLSKSLNQEILVQYRVHRFEAVALSSDYEVVGAQLQEKSLPKGLPDKIVSKAKSGGKRNFSVTGRILSLEYKGTMIGTWEGLYLDETRNKVHPFSITDEEIAAFATNTLKFGLRYFLGISVAYVTGWRDSSYDIYEINFKSPAGALEPAGKTQ, encoded by the coding sequence ATGAAACGCATTCCATCCTTAAGATTTCTTTTATTAGGAATCTTTCTTTTAACTACCTCGTCCTTATCAGCAGCGGGAACTTATTCCGAAGGTTGGACAGTTGCAAAATTGATCCAATTCGAAAGCAGAGGGGTCATCTTTGAATCTTACGAAGGTCTTTTAGAAGTTTATACTATAAACGATTCAGAAGCTTGCGACGAAATGAAGGACGAATGTTTTGTTCCGGCAAAACAAAAAATCGAATTCAGCGTACGTCCAGAGAACGCGGATGTAGTTAACTTCTTAAGTAAAAGCCTAAACCAGGAAATTTTAGTCCAATATAGGGTTCACAGATTTGAAGCAGTCGCATTATCTTCCGATTACGAAGTAGTTGGAGCACAACTCCAGGAAAAATCTCTTCCTAAAGGTTTGCCTGACAAGATCGTAAGCAAAGCTAAGTCTGGAGGAAAAAGAAATTTTTCCGTTACTGGTCGTATTCTAAGTTTAGAATATAAGGGAACTATGATTGGAACTTGGGAAGGATTATATCTGGATGAGACCAGAAATAAAGTTCATCCTTTTTCAATCACAGATGAAGAGATCGCGGCCTTTGCTACAAACACTCTTAAATTTGGGCTTAGATATTTCTTGGGAATTTCTGTGGCTTACGTGACAGGTTGGAGAGATTCTTCTTATGATATTTATGAGATCAACTTCAAATCACCTGCAGGGGCATTGGAACCGGCAGGCAAAACACAATAA
- a CDS encoding TonB-dependent receptor: MYKRPKPFSKILHLGLFLFSVQIFSQEPQKAETSTLKVVGKTGSNSQPENFRKNPTGFQTSIDLDQYNARYTNLPDVLEREAGVRIRRYGGLGSYSTLSLRGTNPNQTRIFIDGVPFNNAQGGEVNLADLPFDNLQSIEVYRSGAPVGFSGSAIGGSVNLVTRTGTGPPKTRVNIGAGSFNTGKGSITHTGTYGGIGTSVFLLGEKSDQNFSYLNNHGTLLVNPLDDTIDRRRNAQYERTSGMIGLSGDIGATKIKFWNDLNYRFHGIPGPASNQTQQVHRRYLRNTSSLGTDTKGLLDGLLRLETRTFTSFTNDDLFDPKSEFSKGTPNSTAHMGQSGFQVTPTLYLLEYYQILKFHAGVERETFERSRSTPQNIDLKYEPGKTRTYTTFQVEDEFRFLDGKLVMTPGVSWDSYRDKFQSDEPWYRKQDPFAPAIKTTEFSNPKVGLLWRFWEKDNYSLEFKSNIAKQYRIPSFLELFGEVGTIIANDSLKPERSENGDAGITGRYKNGELKSNITISYFRKRIKDMILFIPNSQFTLRPENVDSARIDGAEVSHKTEYKGWKFLLEYTYQEAINTSPAPYLNGKYLPLRPKHEISGTIAYRGKTWELGFEGVYVGAVFKDRTNEYVNYQPARQIWNAYLTLVLYTSPEEEDPNKKGEKTPKELLLSIDLRNMGDKRVEDIVGYPLPGRNWFITLSGRF; the protein is encoded by the coding sequence ATGTATAAAAGACCCAAACCATTCAGTAAGATACTTCATCTAGGGCTCTTTTTATTTTCCGTCCAAATTTTTTCCCAAGAGCCTCAGAAAGCGGAAACTTCCACTTTAAAAGTGGTGGGAAAGACCGGTTCAAATTCTCAACCGGAAAATTTCAGAAAGAACCCAACCGGTTTTCAGACTTCCATTGATCTGGACCAATACAATGCACGTTATACGAATCTTCCGGACGTTTTAGAAAGAGAAGCAGGAGTAAGGATCAGAAGATACGGAGGCCTAGGCTCTTATTCTACTCTTTCTCTTAGAGGAACAAATCCTAATCAAACTAGGATCTTTATAGATGGAGTTCCTTTTAATAATGCGCAAGGGGGAGAAGTAAACCTTGCGGACCTTCCTTTTGATAATTTGCAAAGTATAGAAGTATATAGAAGTGGTGCTCCTGTAGGATTTTCCGGTTCAGCAATTGGCGGAAGTGTGAACTTAGTCACAAGAACCGGAACCGGTCCTCCTAAAACTCGTGTTAACATAGGAGCAGGAAGTTTTAATACTGGAAAGGGGAGCATAACGCATACTGGAACTTATGGCGGAATAGGAACCAGCGTATTCTTACTAGGTGAAAAATCAGACCAAAATTTTTCTTATCTAAACAATCATGGGACCTTGCTCGTAAATCCTTTGGACGATACGATTGATAGAAGAAGGAACGCTCAGTATGAAAGAACTTCCGGGATGATCGGGCTCAGTGGTGATATCGGGGCAACTAAGATCAAATTTTGGAATGATCTAAATTATAGATTCCATGGAATTCCTGGACCTGCAAGTAACCAAACTCAACAAGTCCATCGTAGATATCTTAGAAATACTTCTTCTTTAGGAACGGATACAAAAGGTTTACTCGACGGATTATTAAGATTAGAGACTAGAACTTTTACTTCATTTACGAATGACGACCTATTCGACCCAAAATCGGAATTTTCCAAAGGAACTCCTAACTCTACTGCTCATATGGGACAGTCCGGGTTTCAGGTCACTCCTACCTTATATCTATTAGAATATTATCAAATTTTGAAATTTCATGCGGGAGTAGAGAGAGAAACTTTCGAAAGATCCAGAAGCACTCCTCAGAATATAGATCTAAAGTACGAACCTGGAAAAACAAGGACCTATACAACTTTTCAAGTAGAAGACGAGTTTCGATTCTTAGATGGGAAGTTAGTAATGACCCCTGGAGTTTCTTGGGATTCTTATAGGGACAAATTTCAGTCCGACGAACCTTGGTATAGAAAACAAGATCCATTCGCACCTGCCATCAAGACCACTGAATTTTCTAATCCTAAAGTAGGCCTTCTCTGGAGGTTTTGGGAGAAAGATAATTATTCTTTGGAATTCAAATCCAATATTGCGAAACAGTATCGGATCCCAAGCTTCTTGGAACTTTTCGGAGAAGTCGGGACAATCATAGCAAACGATTCTCTTAAGCCGGAGAGAAGTGAAAACGGTGATGCTGGAATTACCGGAAGATATAAAAACGGTGAACTAAAATCAAATATTACAATTTCCTATTTTAGAAAAAGGATCAAGGATATGATCCTATTCATTCCGAATTCTCAATTCACTTTGAGACCGGAAAATGTGGATTCAGCAAGGATTGATGGGGCAGAAGTCTCTCATAAAACGGAATATAAGGGTTGGAAATTTTTGTTAGAGTATACTTACCAAGAAGCGATCAATACTTCTCCTGCTCCTTATTTAAATGGTAAATATCTTCCTCTTAGGCCAAAACATGAGATCTCCGGAACAATTGCATATAGAGGAAAAACCTGGGAACTTGGTTTTGAAGGTGTATATGTTGGTGCTGTATTCAAAGACAGGACAAACGAATATGTGAATTATCAACCAGCTCGCCAAATTTGGAACGCATACCTTACACTTGTATTATATACTTCTCCTGAGGAAGAAGATCCTAATAAGAAAGGGGAAAAAACTCCCAAAGAACTACTCTTAAGTATAGATCTTAGGAATATGGGAGATAAGAGAGTGGAGGATATTGTAGGATATCCGCTCCCAGGAAGAAATTGGTTTATTACATTAAGTGGAAGGTTTTGA
- a CDS encoding YncE family protein, whose amino-acid sequence MKFAARIILPCFIIFFSFCGDIERPPLYTLFLTPNLPNNIGVVTTDFASGGRFKVLNPELLLSYPGLTPIHSDAVARFGNGNVYILNRLNRDSVQVLDPDFGFQTRAEWSMGAGTNPADIAIVGQNKAYVSLYGSRILKIIHPLTGASLGQIDLGGYSEPSSIPDNLPEMSGMQIVGTSLFIVLQRLDRNDPSGYFPPGSWGSLLLEIDTVTDSIIATYTFPIPNPVGKPQMLELFGETHLVFAAANRMGFLSQIDGGVVAFRLSSRTFRSGLLFPESAAGGDILGVQIKNEQLGYASVLDASFNKTLQVFNPSTGHKLSTLLFIPSSYDASLTTILLADDGILYVSNTQFTQPGVTMFDTRDNRLLTPAPISVDLQPFDLIQLKE is encoded by the coding sequence ATGAAATTTGCAGCACGTATCATTCTACCTTGCTTTATTATCTTTTTTTCCTTTTGCGGAGATATAGAAAGACCTCCTTTATATACTTTATTTTTAACTCCAAATCTTCCTAATAATATCGGAGTAGTGACCACAGACTTTGCAAGCGGTGGTAGGTTTAAAGTATTAAATCCAGAACTTCTACTTTCTTATCCTGGACTGACACCTATCCATTCTGATGCAGTCGCAAGATTCGGAAATGGTAATGTCTATATTCTAAATCGTTTGAATCGGGATAGCGTTCAAGTTTTAGATCCAGATTTCGGATTCCAGACAAGGGCAGAATGGTCCATGGGAGCGGGAACAAATCCGGCTGATATTGCGATCGTAGGCCAGAATAAGGCTTATGTTTCACTTTATGGATCTAGAATATTAAAAATTATTCATCCTTTGACTGGGGCAAGTCTTGGGCAAATAGATCTGGGAGGATATTCCGAACCTAGCTCTATCCCTGATAATCTGCCTGAAATGTCAGGAATGCAGATAGTAGGCACAAGCCTTTTTATTGTATTACAAAGATTAGATCGAAATGATCCGAGCGGATATTTTCCCCCGGGGAGCTGGGGATCTCTTCTTTTGGAAATTGATACTGTAACAGATTCTATTATTGCTACTTATACATTCCCAATTCCGAATCCTGTTGGCAAGCCTCAGATGTTGGAACTTTTCGGAGAGACCCATTTGGTTTTTGCTGCAGCGAATAGAATGGGTTTTTTAAGTCAGATTGACGGCGGGGTGGTCGCATTTAGACTTTCTTCCAGAACTTTTCGCTCGGGCTTGCTATTTCCAGAAAGTGCAGCCGGTGGAGATATACTCGGTGTGCAGATCAAAAACGAACAATTGGGTTACGCAAGTGTTCTGGATGCTTCTTTTAATAAAACATTACAAGTCTTTAATCCAAGCACCGGGCACAAACTGTCAACTTTGCTTTTTATTCCTTCTTCGTATGACGCTAGTTTGACTACAATCCTACTAGCGGATGACGGAATACTTTACGTTTCCAATACCCAGTTCACTCAACCCGGAGTGACAATGTTCGATACCAGAGATAATCGGCTCTTAACCCCGGCACCAATCTCTGTGGACCTCCAACCTTTCGACTTGATACAGCTCAAAGAATAA
- a CDS encoding ankyrin repeat domain-containing protein produces MSDMFQMIAAGHKAQVIYSLRENPDLASKQNPEGITPVLFALYYGKEDIINSYLNLGIPLNLFEAAALGDEERVKILVELNPSIVHSYSPDGWTSLHLASHFGRLSIIQYLLEKGADIHAKSKSKLSIGNTALHSAVASWRVDAVELLLEHGADPNFTQDGGFSPLHIAASRQGNEQIVSLLLKKGANPDLKTEDGKTAREIAAERGVAFSA; encoded by the coding sequence ATTTCCGATATGTTCCAAATGATTGCCGCGGGCCACAAGGCCCAGGTTATTTATTCTTTAAGAGAAAACCCGGATCTAGCCTCCAAACAAAATCCGGAAGGGATTACTCCTGTACTTTTTGCTCTATATTACGGCAAAGAAGATATTATAAATTCTTATCTTAACCTGGGAATTCCACTCAATCTATTCGAGGCTGCTGCGTTGGGAGACGAGGAGCGTGTTAAAATACTCGTAGAACTCAATCCAAGTATTGTTCATTCTTATAGTCCTGATGGCTGGACATCTTTACATCTTGCATCTCATTTTGGAAGGCTTTCCATCATACAATATTTATTAGAGAAGGGAGCGGACATCCACGCTAAATCCAAAAGTAAATTATCAATCGGTAATACTGCATTACATTCTGCCGTCGCTTCTTGGAGAGTCGATGCTGTTGAGTTACTTTTAGAACATGGTGCTGATCCAAACTTTACCCAAGACGGTGGCTTCTCTCCGCTTCATATCGCTGCTTCCAGACAGGGAAATGAACAAATTGTTTCTTTATTATTGAAGAAGGGAGCAAATCCGGATCTTAAAACAGAAGATGGCAAAACTGCAAGAGAGATTGCAGCAGAAAGGGGAGTCGCTTTTAGCGCTTAA